The Delphinus delphis chromosome 13, mDelDel1.2, whole genome shotgun sequence DNA window gctgggggctgggggcgtgGAGAGGCTAGGCTGCAGATTCTGGGGGCACCCCTCCCGACCTCGGTTCCCCAGTCACTGACCCAGCCTTGCACCGATTCCTCCGCAAGGCAAGGAAGCCCGAGGCAGCCCCAGTCTCCACACCGTTTATTTCTCCGTCCCGGCAGCTGGGGTCgctggggcggggcgggcagAAAACCGCGCGCAGGTTGCGGGACGCGGGCAGGGGAGCCCGGGGCGCGACACTCAGGCGAAGGTGGAGCCGTTCCAGCCCACGTTAGCCGCGTTCATGTCGTAGTAGTTGATGTAGATCCTGCGGGGGAGGAAGCGGGTCTAAGCCGGCTGCGAGGTGGCCGCCGTGGCCGCGCGCCCCCTGTCCCCCGACGCCCACACACCTGTCCGGGCTGATGCGCAGGCGTTCGGCCAGCAGGCCGCACAGCAGCTTGCTGTAGGAGCGGTTCTGCGCGCCGCCGATCTTGCCGATGCTGTGCAGGCTGCAGAGTGCGCACGGCTCGCTGGAGCCCCCGAAGGCCATGAGTTGGTCCGGCACCACGTGCACCGCGATGTACTGCGGGGGAGGGGCAGCGGTCAGCGGGCTGGCCTCGCCGGCCCGGACgcccccatcccttcccctcccgGAGCCCCATCCCGGAGCCGCCTTCCCCGCCCAAGCCCCATCCCGGGGCcacctcccccgccccagcccggGACCGCTTGGCCGGGCCCTCCCCGCAGACCTGCGCCGGCTTGCCAGTGGCCTGCGCCAGCTGCTGGGTGAGCTCGGAGAGGAGCCCGTCCGGCACAGAGGCGCGGGGCACGTTGGTGTTCACCAGGAACATCGGCATGATGGCGAGGGACGGCGAAGACAGGGATGCAGGAACCAACCGACTCGCGCGCAAACACCGCCGGGAAACCTCGGAGCTACGTGACCGCCGCCCGGCGCCCCGCCCAGTGCGGCTGCGGCCCAGCCTCCCGTGACGCCCCAGCCGGCGGAGGCCCCGCCCCCGAGGCCGCGGCGCGCTCGCGCCTGGTGACGTCACCGCCTGCGGAGGCCCAGCCCGCACGGCGGAGCTCGGAGCCACTGCAGGGTCGGCCATTGGCCCTGAGCACCTCCTCAAAGTTCACGCGGCGGCCAGAAATCTGCCTGTCCCTCGTTTGTCCTTTCATCTAGTCACAGCGACGTCTGTGTGCCGGGAGCAGCGGGGATGCGGCTTTAGCGGGACAGATGGCCCCTGGCCCTCCAGCAGATCACAGCCGGACAAGAAGATGGAGTCCCAGCTCATTCCACTGAGCCCTTGTGTGTCCGCAGTCTccgcgtgcgcgcgcgcgtgtgtgtgtgtgatggggaggGGTGGTCATTGATGCAGGTGGGAGGGGGCTTCCACAAGCGAGTCACCATCCAGAGGCCTTCCCTGCACCCCTGCTCTTCACGGTGGGTAAGGATGCTGGGAGGtgcccaggggaggggcagggagtagGAGGGGTTCCAAAGGCAGTCAGCAACTCCGTCTCAGAGCCCACGCCAAAGCCCCATCCGGTCCCCTGGACAACCCCTCTGCAGGTCTGGAAACTTGAGCtcctcagggaagccccaccctagCCAGGTCCTGTGCGGATGCCCTCTCACAGAGCCCTGGGTGCAGTCTCTCTCTTCCACTGTTGGTCAGCTCAGGGGGCACCTAGTAGGTGCCAAACATACAAGAGACATGGACTAAATAcgggctgaatgaatgaatgaagttagcCATGACACGGCAGGACGAGGACAGGGCCAGGGATGAGCCTGCAGGCCCTGCCATTCCTGGGCAGGAGGGCCACCCGACTCCCGCTCTGAGGAGACCCTGGTGGGGGGGCTGTGCTGGGGAGCAGAGCTCTGCAGGCACTCGAGGGGGTTTGGCTCATGCTGGTTTGGCCAAGTCTCAGAGCTCTCCAGGGAGGTCCTGTCCTTGGTCTCTGGCAGGTGTGGTCTGGTTAAGGTGGCACAGCACACACTGACCTGGACACTGGGCATGTGATAGAGCAAGGCCACCATGCCTGTGGGAGCAGGCGGCCTCAGGCAGGAGGTCACATGGCCCAGCTGTGCAAATACTCTGTTAAATGTGGATCCCTCCAGGTGGGCCCCAGGTCatatccctccccactcccacacccCAGCAGACTTCCTGTGCCCAGGGCTCTGTTACCACTGATGCACCCCATGCATTGTCTCCAGCCCGGGGTGCTCCTCCGATCCCCAGCAGCCAACTCCGCATGTCCTGCTACCTGTGTCCAAATCCAGGTGCATGACTATTCTCCCACTCCTGATTGCCTGCCAGTGAAATGTACCTCCATCCACTGTCCCTTTACCCTCACTTCTCCGGCCCCCACCCCGCCTTAGCCTAAGTTAGCTGGCACCACCtttggcctggcctggcctgcctgggggaggggtctgtctcCCCACCCACTGGCAGCAGatctggccatgtgacttgccttGCCCAGTGAAATGTGAACAGAACTGACCCAAGTGACTCCAGCCAGAAGATTCAGGAGCCAGCACCTGGTTGGCGGTTCTCTGATAGTGGAAGTGGGTGACACATTGAAGCCTTGCCAGCAAATAACCTGCGACACCGTGTAGGTGAGCCACTGTTCGGGGCCCGTGCTCCTGGCTTCTGGTTCCTGGCTTGGGCGTTGGTCCTGGAACGCTGTCGCTCAGTTCGTCAGGAAAGCCCCAGAGCTCCTGGCTCCGTCAGGTCCTCTACTTCAAGGCCGTCACCATATCTGTTTGCGAGTTACTGCTTCCTTTCTGGGCTGCATGAGGTGGGGGACATTGCTGTGGCCTACCTTCTGACCCATTACTAGGTAGCAGGCGGAGGGCCTCCAAAGACGACCACACCCGattccctggaacctgtgaatatgttaccttacttgGCAAAAGGcactttgtagatgtaattagggCTACAGACTTTACAGTAGGGAGGTTGTcatggattatctgggtgggacCAACGTAATCACTtgagcccttaaaagcagagaattttCTCCAGCTCAAGTAAGAGATGCAGCAGGAGGGGCGGTCAGAGAGCCTCTAAGCAGAAGGACTCAGATGTGCCgttactggctttgaagatgaaggggcCTCAGTCGTTcagctgcaaggaactgaattctgccagcagCTTGAATGAGCTCAGAAGTGGGTTCCTCCCTATTTGACCTGGAGACGCCTTGACTTCGGCCATGAGACCTGAAGAAGAAGACCAGTCACTTTGTACTAGAttgtgacccacagaaactgagataataaacatgtgttgttttaagctgctcgatttgtggtaatttgttctaGGAGCAATAGAACAGTAACACCCCCGGCATCCCCAGGGGCTCTATAATCACCTGCTGAACAACAGCGCACACGCACCAGGAGCCCTTGGCCCCCAAaatcctctccccctccctcctcactgACAGCATCCCAGTTCTGTTTCCTTAGAACCTTCACTGCCCCAGAGCCACTGGCAACCAGGCATGGCCACTGGAGGTAGCTGCGGCCCATGTGATGTGCAGGGTCCACAGGGAAGCAGCTGCCTGCAGATGGAGGCTCTACCCTACGCCCTTCCTCCTAACCCCTCCTGGAACCTGGACAGGACTGCACTCCCGCCTGGAACCTGAACAGGACTGCCAGACGTGCAGCAGCTGCCAGGCAACCCTGAGCTGGAAAAACACAGGCAAAGGAGGGGGAGTGGCAACCCCGAGGAGCCTGGGGCTCTGGCGGCTCTGCCCTGCCCCTTCAGCTGCCTTTACATTACAGGAGAAAAGTAAGCCCCTCTCTGCTTGAAGCACCACTGGTCAGGGTTTCTGACGTTTGCAGCCCTAGGGCAGCTCCTGGCTGGTACAGAGGACTTCTTGAGGGCCACACCCCACAGTCGAGGGCTGCTGGGCAGAGAGGGGGTGGGAAGGAAACCTCAGGATGTAGGGAAACGCCAGCTGGATGAGAAGGAATACGGCCCATACGAGCACCCGGCAGGCCCCTAAAGCTGGCAGCcgtgccccccaccccggttGAACATCTCTGTGGGCAGGACGCAAGTCACCCACGCTGGAAGGGgtgcatggggagggggagggcctgCTGACTCCATGATGCAGGGCTACTGCTGTCCTCTTGCTGCCTCTCCCTGACACGGACCTGGCCATCAGTCCACGTCCACGGACGGTCCACCTGACCACCGGCTCCCACAGCCCCTTCGCCAGCTTCATTCCCCTTGCCATCCCTCCCCCGGGCACTCGCGGTTCATCACTCACAGCAAGAACCCAGCCAGCCTTGAGCCCCTGACTGTCCCCCACGCACCAGTCCCTGTGCCCTTGTTCGCTGAATGTGGTAAAAGTTGCAGCAAAGACAAGCAAAGGAAACACCCTCCCCCTCCAGTCACAGCGGAAGAAGATCTGAGGGGTCATCATCCCTGCTGGAGACCCCCCCATCTGTAGCTGAAGGTACAGGATTTTAAGAGGGGTGTCTGCCAGGAGAGCACCACACTGCAAAAGCAGGGCCCAGGCTTGTTGGGGAGCTCGCGGTCATGGCCAGCTCTCCCCCACAGGATGAGACATGGTTCAGAGAGGGTGATCTGGGCTGAGCctcttaaactctctgagcctcagctgcaAAATTTCAAAATGGGGGAATTCTTTTTCCATAGATTTGTGTGAAGATTTAACGAGATTAAGGACAAGCGCAAAGTGACTGCATTCAGTATGTGCTCAGTAAAAGCTACCCGATCTTATTGCTTTGTCATCAAGTGTCCTGGAGCAGAAAACGGACTAACAGGCCTGACCCTAATGGTGGCACTGGGCAGTGTGGGCGACTGTGCTTTCCCTCCCTGGTGGCCAGGTCCTTCCCcactcccgcccctcccccatcccatcaAACCTGAGGCCAAGCTGCATCTCCCCCACCTCTCCTGGCACAGCCTCTCCTGTCTGCGGGGCCCTGTCCCTGTTTCCTTGCCCTGCTGAGGGGTTCCCTGGGCAACAAGGACTTCCAATGCCCACCCCACACTCTCAGAGCCAATTTGGCTGGGTGGACAGCAAGTGGGACACGGCCCAAGGGCTAGGCCCAGCTGGGGGCATCTCTATGGTCCGTGCTGGGGACCAGGGCACCTAAGTGTGACCAGTGCAGTCCCAGACCTGGGATACAGCCTGACACCTGCCCTGCTcacagcctgtgcaccacaggATTTCGAGGGATGGATCCTTTCTCACTAATCTTCACCAGGGGCCAGTAGCGGCCAGGGTGGCCACTGGTGCCGAGGGTGGGGGGGCAGCTGGGGAGGCAGGTCAGCAGAGGTGGAGATGGGGCAGGTGCCAGAGAGAagctgggagaacacacagaggGCTCCCAGAGTGCTGACACCTGCCTTCCAGAAAGCTCCGCGTTTACCGGACCCACAGGCCTTCAGTCCCATCCTTCAACACTCCTGCCTCCAAAGGAACCCCAGCTGGGCCTGTCCTCAGGAAGCCAGCTCCAGGTGACTTCTCCATGAGACCTCTCCTGACCCCGACTCAGAGAGGTCTCGCTCCCCAGAGAACCTACTGCTTGCCGCTTCTGCTGATTTGGCGGTTACTGCTTCCTACTGAAAGCCAGACAAATTCTTTATGATACAACAATGATCAATTGTTTTTTTGACCTAAGTGCCAAGGTAGTCCAATGGGGAaaagatggtcttttcaacaaacagtgccAGCACCACTGGACATccattaaaagtaaatgaataagggaattccctggtgctccagtgattgggactcggcgctttcactgggcccgggttcaatccctggtcgggaaactgagatcctgcaagccacgcagtgcagcttaaaaaaaaaatggtggaaacTAGATGACTGTGGATGTGGTGATcagtttttagatacaacacaatccatgaaagaattCATAAGCTgaacttctttaaaattaaaaacatctggggacttccctggtggtccagcggttgagacttcgccttacaatgcagggggtgtgggttccatctctggtccaggaactaaAATCGCACATGCCTCCaggccaagaaaccaaaacataaaacagaagcaatattgtaacaaattcaataaagactttaaaaatgggcttctctggtggtgcagtggttaagaatctgcctgccaatgcaggggacatgggtttgagccctggtccaggaggatcccacatgccacggggcaactaagtccgtgcaccacaactactgagcctgcgctccgcagcaagagaagccacggcaatgagaggccagtgcaccgcaacgaagagtagcccccgctcacagcaaccagagaaaacccgcacacagcaacgaagaccccatgcagccaaaaataaataaaataaataaatttattaaaatatatatatacattttataaataaataataaaaacggCTGCTCTGTGGAAGGCactgtcaagaaaatgaaaaggcaaaccacagactgggagaaaatatctgcaaaagatGCATCTGATcaaagactgttatccaaaatatataaagaacccttaaaactcaacaataagaaaacaaacaacttgatttttaaaagcagccaaacagtttttttttaaattaattaattaatttattggctgcgttgggtcttcgttgctgtgcacgggctttctctatttgcggcaagcgagggctactctttgttgcagtgtgcgggtttctcattgaggtggcttctctttgctgccgagcacaggctctaggcacacaggctgcagtagttgtggcacgcgggctcagcggctTGCAGATTCTAGtagtcgttgtggcacacaggcttagttgctccacggcatgtgggatcttcccggaccagggcgcgaacccgtgtcccctgcattggcaggtggattcttaaccactgcaccaccagggaagtcccaaaacactTTTAACAGacactcaccaaagaagatatatacagatggcaaattagcatacaaaaagatgttccatgttTGTCATCTGGGAAGTGCAAATTACAACAAAATACCAccacacacttattagaatggccaaaatcactgacaacaccaaatgttgtgaggatgtggagcaacaggaactctcattcagtgCTGATGGGaattaaaatggtatagccactttggaagagagtttggcaggttcttacaaaactaaacatactcttaccctacgatccagcaatcatgcttcttgtatttacccaaaggaggtgaaaatgtatgtccacacaaaaacctgcacatggatgtatatagcagctttattcacaattggcaaaagcaaccaaaatgtccttcagtaggtgaataaaCTTTGggacattcagacaatggaattttactcagtgCAAAAAGAACTATTAAgcaatgaaaagacatggaagaaacttaaatgcatattactaagtgaaagaagccaatctgaaaaggctacatactctatgattccaaccatatgacattccGGAGAAAACAAAATTGTAGAGACCATAGAAAGATAAGTGGTCACCAGGCgctgggcaggggcaggaaaGGGATGACCATGTAGAAcagagaggatttttagggcagggaaAATACTCTGCATGATACTATCACGGTGCCTAatgtcatcatacatttgtccaaacccatagcaTGTAAAACTACAGGAGTGCACCCTAATGTAAAGCGTGGACTGTGGGTGTGATAATGACGTGTCAATGTAGGGTCGTGGATTGTAACAAACGTCCCCCTCTGGTGGGGGACGTTGATAATAGGAGGCTGCGTGTGTGTGGGAGAgggggcatatgggaaatctctgtacttttctctcaattttgctgtgaaactaaaactactctaaaaaatatcttttaaaaatagtgggcaaaagacttgaacagagtcttcacaaaagaagatacgTGAATGGTCACATTAGCACACGAAGAGATGCTCAGCattattagccatcagggaaataccTCAATAAAACCACAAGACGCCACTACACCCTCAGTGGAATGGCTAGATGAAGAAGAGTGACATTGCCAAATGCTGACGAGGATTTGGAACATCCAGAAGTCTCATCAATTGCTAGCgggaatgtaaaacagtatatgcactttggaaaacagtttccgCTACGGTTAAACatacattcattatttttttttaacatctttattggagtataattgctttacaacggtgtgttagtttctgctttataacaaagtgatacGTTCATTATTAAACTCAGCAATTCatttaccccaaagaaatgaaagcatacatCTACACAACTTGTGCAGGGATGTTCATAACAGTTTTATTCATCATGGCTAACAattagaaacagggcttccctggtggctcagtggttaagaatctgcctgccaatgcagaacacatgggttcgagccctggactggaaagatcccacatgccgcggaacagctaagcccgtgtgctacaactactgagcctgcgctctagagcccgcataccacaactactgaagcccgcctgcctagagcccgtgctccacaacaggagaagctgcCACAATGAGAAGTCGGCGCACCATggcaaaaagtagcccccacttgctgaaactagagaaagcctgtgcgcagcaatgaaggcccaatgcagccaaaaataaataaataaaataaataaatgtattttttaaaaaaacaacaaccaattAGAAACAGCCAAATGTCCACCTGCAGGGAAATGGGTTAACAGAtgatggtatatccatacagtggaatactattcagccatacaAAGGGATATATGCTAATACATGCAACAACACGCATGAACCTCAAAAACTTTATCTGGAGCAAAGCCAGACACAAATGCATACATATGGTATGAAATTATATCAAattctgaaaaggaaatctgACCTGTAGTGACAGAAGGCAGGTCCGCGGTTGCCTAGGGCCTGGGGTCGGGCAGGGTATTGATTGCAAAGGGGCACAATGGAACTTTGGAGATGATGTGACCGGTCTAccttgatggtggtggtggttcatGGATATGTACAcctgtcaaaacttatcaaacgTAAACTTAATAtggatacattttattgtatgtaaattatacctcaataaaattgatttttagcaATCAATTCCTCAGAAaatccttccctgaccactccccTCTCAAACACCCCTTGGTATACACACCCTTCAGAAGCTGTATTTTCTTCCACTTCATTTCcccaagtttgttttgttttgttttaagatttttttgatgtagaccttttttaaagtctttattgaatttgttacaatagggctttcctggtggtgcagtggttaagaatctgcctgccaatgcaggggacacgggtttgagccctggtccaggaggatcccacatgccgcggagcagctgagcccatgcgccacaactgagcctgcgctctagagcctgtgagcccacgtgccacaactactgaagcccgcgcgcctacagcctgtgctccgcaaggagaagccaccgcaatgagaagcccacgcaccacaatgaagagtagcccccgctcaccgcagctagaacCGCTAGCCTGCtcgccacaatgaagacccaaaaataaataaataaataaataaataaagccaaaaataaataaataaataaaaatttaaaaatttgttacaatatttattctgtttcatgttttgattttttggctgcgaggcatgtgggatcttagctccccatgCAGGGATCAAACACgcaccccctgaattggaaggcgaagtcttaaccactggactgccaggaaagtccgcCCAAGTTTGTAATTGTGTTTTTATTGGTTTCCTGTTAACTGCCTCCAGACGGGGAGCACCGAGAGGTCCCAGACCCCATCTGTCCGGCTCACCACTGATGGCTAAACACCaggcctgcacacagtaggtgctcaacaaacacCCATTAAACAAGGGGATGCAGGGCTGGTGAACGGAGAGGGCCCGAGGGAAGAGCAGCAGCCGGCTGGGCCCCAGCCAAACCTGCTGAGCTAGAGTTCTGTGGACCGGATGACCTCCGGCCTGTCCACGCGGGGCCCTGGCTCCACCCCTGGGAAGTTGAGTCTGTGCAATTCCTCTGAGATGTCCATGAAGCTCTTCCCTCTGGTCTCAGGGAGGAAGAAGCCAGTGTAGACGGccccacagacacagacacagaggaaaggaaCATAGAGGAAGTGGGACAAGCCCTCCTGTGGGTTAAGAGACCCAAGCTCTGGTGTGGCCCATTCAGCCCCCACATGGAAGGCCCCACCACAGGTGCTGATGAGGGACTCGACCCTCTTGGCTCAGATAAGCCCCATCCCCTTCAGTCTCACACCTCCTGGATGGAGCCTCCCCTGGGGTTCTCATGCTGACAAGGACAAAACCTACGGCAGGGCCCCCGGAAGGGAGGGGCGGGCAGGCCTACCACGATGAAGGGGAACCCCAGCCCGACTAGGAAGAGCATGGTCCACATGAGCATCCCGCAGACCATGTAGGCAGCAGGCCGGGCCATCTGGTCAAACAGCTCTGTGGCCAGGATCCCGGTCACTCCGGCTGGAAGGAGGAGTGGGGACAGGAGGCTGCCAGCCAGGGCTCCCTGGCCGGCCTTCCCCCCACCTTGCCCCAGACAAGAAAGTGGGGCCCTTCCAGCGCTCCTCCAGCCATTCCCTCCCAGAAGCCTGTACAGTGGGGGGAGGGCACACCCAAGCATCCTTCACCCAGACATCCGTGCTCCTTCAGCCAGGCCCAAAGACAGGAGCTCTTCCCACTCACCAGGGCCAATGCCAAAGCTGAGGATGAAGGCAAAGACGCAGGACATGGCCAGGTAGGGCATCCAGGGGAGGGAGCTCTGCGGCAGAGGGGCGGGGGTGAGGTGGTGGTGAGGGGAGGTCAGGCGGGGCCCAGCCGCCCGGCCCTCATCCACGCCCAGCTACC harbors:
- the MIF gene encoding macrophage migration inhibitory factor, which gives rise to MPMFLVNTNVPRASVPDGLLSELTQQLAQATGKPAQYIAVHVVPDQLMAFGGSSEPCALCSLHSIGKIGGAQNRSYSKLLCGLLAERLRISPDRIYINYYDMNAANVGWNGSTFA